CTGCGCGGGTTCGACCACGTGGACGCCGATATGCCAGGGGCGCAACTCCATTCGAAGCGCATCCGCAGCCGCCTCCAGCGCGAACTTGGAGGCACAATAGGCACCCAGCAGCGGAGTGGAGATCCGGCCATTCACGCTGGAGATGAACACAATCCGGCCCCGCGAGGCGCGCAGTCGCGGCAGCACCGCCTGGGTGACAGCCATCTGCCCGACGACGTTGACCTCAAGTTGCCGCCGCAGCTCGTCGACCCCGATGGTCTCCATGGGGCCACCCACCACGATGCCGGCATTGTTGACCACCGCATCCAAACGTGCCGGCAGGGCCGCGTCGAGTGCCTCGAGGTCGTCGGAGTTCGTGACGTCCAACCGCACCGCCGACACCCGGGGCAGCGATCCCAGCACCGCCGCATCCTCGGAACGACGCACACCGGCGATGACATCCCAGCCCAACGTCGACAGATGCGACACGATGGCCCGACCGATTCCTCGGGAGGCGCCGGTCACCAGGACAGCAGGCATGACCTGACCCTAGTCCGTGCCGACTTCCGCCGAAGCCGGTTCAGGTCCATACCGGAAGACCAGCATCGCCGCCAGCACCACACATGCCGCGAGCGCAATCACCGGCGCGACCGTGAACCTCGTCAGCGTGGCGCCCACTACGGCACCCCCGAGCATCGTCAAAACCACTGTGTAGCGGAGCTTCTCACGCGCTCCGGAGCCACCGGCCAGGCGGGAGTCGACGCCGATTCCGACGATCGTCGACGTCAGCACCGTGGTGCTGAGTTCCTGAACACCGAATTGGCGCGCGGCCGCGTTCTGCGATCCGAACGCGACGGCCAATCCGGCGATCAGGATCAGCTTCGAGTCATCGCGGTAGTCGAGGACACCCGTGCCGCCCAGCACCGCCAGGATCACCAGAAGTAAGGCCTCAGCGCCCAGGGACACCGTGATCCATTGCCGAGTATGGCGATCCAGGTGCCGGGCGAACCGGCCGCCGGCCACCGTCCCCACCAGGAAGCCGGCGAACGCGATGATCGCGGCAGTCAGGTCCACACCGGAATGCGGTACGAACCAGAACCCGAGAAAGATCACATTGCCGGTCATATTCGCAACGAAGACATGACCGAGAACGAGGACGCTGACCGCGTCGATGAGTCCGGTGGCGAAGGTCAGCAGCAGAAGCGCGACGGTGGTGAGTTTCTCGGACACCGGAGAGGCGATGGCCATACGTCTCAGTATCGCCTGCCCGGTGTCCGCCCCCGACCTGGTACGGATCGGCGTGGCCGACTCGCGTCGGCTTCTCCGGTCCTCTCAGCTCGCAGCGGCAAATTTACACCACCGAAGACGACTTATTGACGTAAACGTTACGAATCATGACTCGTTCAAATCTGGGGCGTGAGGTCCAAGCTGGTGACCGGAGCCATGCCCGTGACGAGCCATCGGGTCCCGTCGCGATGCAGTGTCAGTCGCCACGACAGATACCGCAGCGACGGGATGTTCTTGCTCAACGGACTGGTCGAGGTGGAATTCGTGTAGACGATGGCCGTGGCTTCCGTGGCGGACAACGACTCCACGGCCGCCCCCACCACCTCGGTACTGTTGCTGACCTGAGCCTGTTTGTTCGTCGGCACGATCGCGTCGATGTACTTGCGGTACTCGGTCGCGAAGTCCCCACCGAGATAACCCGCCGCCCGGTCGCCCAACTGGTCCATGTTCTCGGGGGTGTACGTCCACAGCGTGGTGATCGCACCGGAGGCCGTGCGCGCGATCTCGAGCTTGGTTGCCGTCGCGGCACGGTCGGCCAGCACGGGTTGCAGTGCGGCCCCGGCGAACGCCGCGAACCCGACGAACAGCACGGCGGCGGCGACCAGAGCCACCACCGCGACGCGTCCGGGCCTGCGGACCGCGGTCGGCGCCAGGTCGGGACTCTCGGTGTCGGAATCGACCGTGGGTGCGGCCTCCTCCAGGTCGCTCGAGGCTCCCGGGTCGGCCGGGCGGCCCGCGTCGCCCCGCTCGCCCGAGGCTTCCGGGTCGGCCGGGCCGCCCGCGTCGCCCTGCTCGCCCGAGGCTTCCGGCTCGGCCGCGACCGTGCCCGAATCGGTTGAGGCCACCGATCTCCGCGCGGCTTTACCGCGCGGCGTCCGCTGCGCAGCGTCGGTCACCTCAGGGGCGTCAGCCACGCCGGCGTCGTCGCTCAGATCACCGGTTTCAGGTCGCTGATTCTCCACTGCCCTCCCTCCTCGATCGCCATCGCCAACCAGCGACCTCCGCTCTCGATCACGGCGCCGTCGGGCATCGTCGTCACGGTCTTGGTGACCGCGACGACGCTCGCGCTGCCGTCGTCGTTCCAGCGCTCCACCCCCGCGTCGACCACCTCACCCTTGGTCGGTTCGGAGCGCGCCACCGCGATGACGACCTCGTTGAGCCGGGACTTGAACTCCTGCTCCAGCTTTCCCGTCGCCTGCCCCAGGACGCCCTCGGCATAGGCGTTCGCGTTGAACGGATCGGTCGTGGTGAACTGCGTCAGAAAAGACCGTACGTATTGGATGGCCTGCACGTCCTTGACCGCTGCCCGGCGGTGCTGCTCGTGCGTGATCAACACCGTGGCACTGACGGCGACGGCGGCGATCAGGACGACCACCGCCGCGGCCACTCCCGCCACGGCCATCAGGGATCGAGGCCGGCGGGTCGGCAGGTCGACGAACTCCGGGGCATCGGCCCTGCGCCGCGGGCTCATCCGCCACCTCCGGCCGGTTTCGGTGTGGCCAGCGGAGTCAGTCCGTCGACCTTCCACTGGCCGTCCCCACCACGGACGAACTGCACCTTCACCGTCGCGGAGATCATCCGGTGATTCGGCGGAACACCGCGCTGCCCCTGCAGCAGAACGAGCATCAACCCGCGGTCCTCCTCGGCTTCCAGCACCGCGGAATTCGGGGACCAGTAGTCGTTGTCGACGGCACCAGCCTGCTGGATCGCCTTCTGCTGTTCCTCCAGCTGAGGCCAATAGGAGTCCGTGACCACGGATCTGGCCCGGTCGAAGTCGGCCTGCAGGGACGCGGCCTGATAACTGAGCATGTCGCTGACAAGTTTGGGTCCCTGCACCGCGAGTTGTTCGCGGGCCTCGGCGGCGCGCAGATCCGGTCGCTGGACCGTCAGGACACCCAGCGCCGCCACCACCGCCGCCACCAGGGAAGCCGTCGAGATCGCCACGACGGCACTGCGTTTCACACCAGCAGGTTTCGCAGATGCGGTGTGCACCTCGGTGCGGGCCACGATGTCGGCGAACGTCCGGCGCCGACCGTCCCACCACGGCCACAGCCAGCCGAGCAGCAGTGGCGCCGTGTCTGCGAGGTGGACCAGATCCCTGACCAGCAGCCGCCACGGTCCGATGGGCACGCCGTCGCTGCGCACCACCGTGATTCCAAGCAGTCCCCTGCCCAGGCTCCACCCCCACAACACGGGAGCCAACAGACGATTGAGCGCCACCGCCAGCACCGCGACACCCGCGGTCACCACGCACAGCCACCACAACCAACTGCGCTGCGGCGCGGACCAGGCGACAAGAACCGCTGTCACGACGACAGCCAGGCCGACTCCCACATCGATCAGCAGGGCCGCAGCACGAAAGGTCCACGGCGCCAACGGCTCCCCCGCTGAAGCCACGGGGTCCACCACGTCCTCGTCGTGAGTGATCACGTCGGTCACTTGGTCACCTGGTCGAGCCTGGCGATCTTGTAGGTGCCGCCGTCAGGAGCCATCTGCACCCGGAGGCGGTACCCGCTCTCCTGGTCCGAGATGTTGGCGTTGCTCATCTTCACGCGCAGAGCCACCAGCACATCCATCGACCCGTCATCGTTGTGACGTTCGACCGCAGCCCGAATGTTGGACACCTGCACCTGCGCCTTGGCGGCCGCATAGGCGTCGACGAGGACACCGCTGTACAGCGCGGCCTGCGCCGCGAAATCGCCTGTGGAGCACTCGATGATCTTGCGTTGGCTCGCTGCCATGGCCGCGGCGTCGGGAGCCTGCGTGGCGATCACGCAGTCCTTGGCCGCCTGCACCGCCGCGGCCTCGTTCCCGCGACTGTCGCCCGCGCGGTTGCCCGCGATCGTCGCGAGGAGACCGCCACCGGCGATCAGAGCGCTGAGCAGGAGCAGCACGACACATCCCGCGACCACCCAGCCGCGGGTTGCCAGTCGGGAGTCAGGTCCGGGGTCCTCGACGACACCTGGTGCGAATTCGTCGTTTGACGCCGCAGAATCGAGAGTCGTCTCCCCGGAATCCAATTCGTCGTCCTCGGGAGCCAAGGTCGGGTTCAGCCGGCTGGCGCCAGCATCTCCTTCCATCCATCGTCTCCTGTGCTGGTGGAACTGTCGACGGTGTACTTGACCCCGTCGGGTCCGACGACTTCGCCGCTCTGCGGGTTGTACACCGCTGCGGCGCTTGATGTCGGAGTGTAGATGCACGGGTTGGGCTGCTGGCCGCTGCACTGCACCGTGCCACTGCCCGGCGGCGACAGCGGGTCGCTGACGATCGGCGGGGCGGGCGGCAGCATCTCGGCGGGCAGGGGGTTCATGCCGTTGTTGATCGACGGGGCCGGAATCACCCGCCCCGGATCGACCGGTTGATCGCAGCGCGCACCCGGCGCCGGGCAGTTCAGCACCTGGTTGGGATCGCCGTACCAGGGGTTGGTTCCCAACGGCACATATGGCTCGTCGCTGCGACATTCGCGCGGTGTCGCGGCACGCTTGCCCGGCACGTCGACGCACGGGTAGTTGCGGGCACCGCGCACCACGTTCGGGGCGTCCTTGGGGATCTTGCAGTAGGTGCCAGTGGGCAGCGGCTCGGTCCTGGTGTCCGCGGGCGACCGCCATTCGGTGGCCGGCAGGAACCCGGTGAGGCAGGGCGGTGGTTGGTTGATGGTCAGGCTGAAGTTCAGCGCGGCGGCGTTCTTGAAGGGGGCGGCGACGGCCTGCGCCACCGAAGCGCCCTGCGGCAGAATCACCAGCGTCTGCTCGAGGCCCTTGTGGTAGCGCTTGAGCATGTCGATGACGATCGCGAGATTGGCGAGCGTCTGCGGCAACGCCTCCCGCACATCGCTGAAGACCGCGTTCACCGCGTCGGCCGTCGGGGCCGCATTGGTCAACGTGTTGCGCAGCACCTGATCCTGCGCCGCGGTCTGTGACGTGATGCTGTTGAGGTTGGCCGCCCAACGGGCAATGGCGTCACCGGAATTCACCTGGCTGTCCAGGATGGGTGCCGAGTTGTCGATGATGTCGTTGACGTCACCGATGTTGGTCTCGAAGTCGCCGACGATGGCCTGAGTGCCGTCCACCAGGCGTTGCAGGGCCGGCCCGAGGCCGCCGACCGCCAGTGCGGTCTCGTCGAGCAGCGAGCCGATCTTCTCCTTCGGCAGCACCGCCAGACCACGGTTGGCGGTGTCGAGGGCGGGACCGATCTCGCGCGGCACCGTGCCCTCGGTGATGGTCTGTCCGGGCTCGAAGTACTTGCCGCCCCCACCGTCGGACACCAGATCCAGGTACTGCTCGCCGATCGCCGACACCGAATGCACGTTCGCCGTCGTGTTCAGGGGAATCCGGTAGTTGTCTGCGATGCTCAACGTGGCCAGCGCACCACGTTCGGTGGGCTGGATGTCGGTGACCTTTCCGATCGTGATGCCGCGGTAGGTCACGTTCGCGGTCCGGTACAGACCGCCGGAGGCCGGCAGGTCCGCCTTGAGCGTGTACTGCCCGATCCCGGCCACGGACGGCAGTTTCAGGTAGTACCAGCCCAACGTCAGGAGTGCGACCACCGTGAGAACGGTGAACAGCACCAACTGGATTCGAATGAGACGGGTCAGCATCATTCGCCTCGTTCCACGAGCGGGCCACCCTCGACGGAGTTCGGGTTGGGGGTGTACCGGACGTCGGGGATCATCGTCTCCGGATCGCGGCCCCAGGACTGCTCGAGCGCCCGCAGCATCCCGGAAACACCGGTGCCGGTGAGGAACGCGTTATCCAACGTGCTCAACGTCAGGTCGAATGTCGCGGACGTGTTGATGTAGTCGCCGCGCACCACTTTCGGCACATTGTCGATGTTGAAGGGCGCCGTCAGCAGCAGCTTGAGGGCCCCGACGACGTAGGGCGACGCCTTCTCCAGCTGCTTGAGCGGACGCTGCAGCAGCCGCAGGTTGGTCTCCACATCACCCCGGGCCGCCGCCAAGGTCTCATGGGTGACCTCGGAGAACCGGCCCAACGAGATGACCGCATCGGCGAACACGTCGCGCTGGTTGGCGAAATACTCGATCAGCGGCGGGATCTCGGTGAGCACCCGGTCCAACGTCTCGTTGCGGTCGGCCACGATGGTCAGCAGTTCATTCGTGGAGTCGATCGCACGGGTCAGGTCCTCGCGCTGCTCGTTGAGCCTTCGCGTGAACGTCTGCAGCTTGCCGAGGAAGGCCCGGATCTGCTCGGCGTTGCCGTCGAGGATGTTGTAGACCTCGGTCTGGACCACCTCGAGGTTCGGGATACCGCCACCGTGCAGCACCGACGCGATGCTCGCCAGTGTCCGTTCGGTGGTGGGGAACGCCGAGGAGTTCTTCAACTCGATGGTGTCACCGTCGCTCAACCGCCCCGACGACGGTTTCTCGGGCGCGGCCAACTCGATGTGCTGGCTGCCCAACAGACTGGTCTGGCCGATCCGCGCCGTCGCATTCCTCGGCAGCTGCACGTCGGACTGCATGTCCAAGGTCAGGGTGGCAATCCAGTTCTTCAACTCGATCTTGCGCACCGAGCCGACGTTGACGTCGGCCACGCGCACCTTGCTGTTGACGTTGAGCGCCAGGGTGTCCGGCATCTGCACGTAGACCGTCATCTTCTCCGCACCCGTGCCGGGTCCACCCGGCAGAGGCACGTTGGCGATACCGCGCCACCCACACGACGCGAGCGTCAGCACCGCGACGACCAGCGCCGAGATGCGCCACACCAAGCGGCCGAAAGCCCTGCGCCTGTTCATCATTGACCACCCACTTCAGCCGGGAGCGCAGGACCGGCGGGTGCTGGCGCCGGTGCGGGACCCGCGCCCGGGCCCGGATTCTGCTGCGCGGGGTTGGTGCCCGGCAACTGCTGTGACACCGGCAGCGGTCCCGGGACCACCTCGGGCGCGGGGCCCGGCTGCGGGCCCGGCTGCGGATACCACGGCGGCGGCAGCGGGTTGTTCTGGTCGTAGGCGTTGGGCGGCGCGCCACCGCGCGGTCCTGCGGGCGGAATCGACGACGGGTCCGGTCCACCCATCAAGGCCGCCAACGAATCCGGGGTGAGCATGTTCTTGGTGAACTGCTGCACCTGCACGCCCTGCATGCCGGGCGCCACGATCCAGCCCGGTTCGTGGTTGCCATGGGAGAACAGCGTGTCCCGCGAGAAGATGCCGGGCACGGTGGTGTCCTTGTAGCCCGGCGGCGGACGCAGGCGCTCCTCGGAGTACGCGACCGACTTGGGCAGTGTGACGGCCGTGGACACCTGGTTCACGCCGAACGGCGGGAAGTTGAACTTGATCGCGTCGAGGATCGGGGCCAGGTACTGCGCGCACAGTTCGGCGGACTCCTGGTACCCCAGTCGGCTGCCGGCCTGGATCGAACTGCAGATGAACTGCATGGGGTTGGCGAAGCTGGCGACCACCGGAACGGCCGACAGCGAGCCACTGTTCGGTTCGTAGATGGAGACGAGATTGGCCGCGAGGTTGGGGAACACATGCAGCGCGGTCTCGAGGCCGTCTCGGGGTTCCGGCTGCAGCAGCGCCGTGGTGGCCTCGGCGAGGTTGTTGACGTCGTGCGCCAGCACCTCGCCGTTCTCGTCGATGAACGACCTGGCCGTCGTCAGCAGGCTGTCGATCTGTTTGAGGGTGTCGGCCAACTGCTGATCGGACTGGTTAAACTTGCCGGTGAACTCGGCCAGGTTGTCGTTGAGCGCGACGAACTGCTGATCGCTGCGGTGCAGTGCGTTGACGAACAGCGCCAGACTCTTGGTCACCGCGAAGAAGTCACCGCGTCCCTCATTGAGGGCCGTGATGGCGTCCGACAGCGCCGTCAGGGTGGTGTTGAGCTGCTTGCCCTTTCCGTCGAGGCCGTCGGCGAAG
The DNA window shown above is from Mycolicibacterium confluentis and carries:
- a CDS encoding SDR family NAD(P)-dependent oxidoreductase, yielding MPAVLVTGASRGIGRAIVSHLSTLGWDVIAGVRRSEDAAVLGSLPRVSAVRLDVTNSDDLEALDAALPARLDAVVNNAGIVVGGPMETIGVDELRRQLEVNVVGQMAVTQAVLPRLRASRGRIVFISSVNGRISTPLLGAYCASKFALEAAADALRMELRPWHIGVHVVEPAQTDTDLWENAEQTADDLEAAMSAEQRVLYAKHVAGFRKMIPLSRRIAVPVDNVAKVVEEALTAKRPHARYPVGLSPAVQMAVLNRLPSSVSDVLVRKVLGQP
- a CDS encoding YoaK family protein, whose protein sequence is MAIASPVSEKLTTVALLLLTFATGLIDAVSVLVLGHVFVANMTGNVIFLGFWFVPHSGVDLTAAIIAFAGFLVGTVAGGRFARHLDRHTRQWITVSLGAEALLLVILAVLGGTGVLDYRDDSKLILIAGLAVAFGSQNAAARQFGVQELSTTVLTSTIVGIGVDSRLAGGSGAREKLRYTVVLTMLGGAVVGATLTRFTVAPVIALAACVVLAAMLVFRYGPEPASAEVGTD
- a CDS encoding mammalian cell entry protein, coding for MSPRRRADAPEFVDLPTRRPRSLMAVAGVAAAVVVLIAAVAVSATVLITHEQHRRAAVKDVQAIQYVRSFLTQFTTTDPFNANAYAEGVLGQATGKLEQEFKSRLNEVVIAVARSEPTKGEVVDAGVERWNDDGSASVVAVTKTVTTMPDGAVIESGGRWLAMAIEEGGQWRISDLKPVI
- a CDS encoding RDD family protein, with amino-acid sequence MTDVITHDEDVVDPVASAGEPLAPWTFRAAALLIDVGVGLAVVVTAVLVAWSAPQRSWLWWLCVVTAGVAVLAVALNRLLAPVLWGWSLGRGLLGITVVRSDGVPIGPWRLLVRDLVHLADTAPLLLGWLWPWWDGRRRTFADIVARTEVHTASAKPAGVKRSAVVAISTASLVAAVVAALGVLTVQRPDLRAAEAREQLAVQGPKLVSDMLSYQAASLQADFDRARSVVTDSYWPQLEEQQKAIQQAGAVDNDYWSPNSAVLEAEEDRGLMLVLLQGQRGVPPNHRMISATVKVQFVRGGDGQWKVDGLTPLATPKPAGGGG
- a CDS encoding MCE family protein, whose protein sequence is MLTRLIRIQLVLFTVLTVVALLTLGWYYLKLPSVAGIGQYTLKADLPASGGLYRTANVTYRGITIGKVTDIQPTERGALATLSIADNYRIPLNTTANVHSVSAIGEQYLDLVSDGGGGKYFEPGQTITEGTVPREIGPALDTANRGLAVLPKEKIGSLLDETALAVGGLGPALQRLVDGTQAIVGDFETNIGDVNDIIDNSAPILDSQVNSGDAIARWAANLNSITSQTAAQDQVLRNTLTNAAPTADAVNAVFSDVREALPQTLANLAIVIDMLKRYHKGLEQTLVILPQGASVAQAVAAPFKNAAALNFSLTINQPPPCLTGFLPATEWRSPADTRTEPLPTGTYCKIPKDAPNVVRGARNYPCVDVPGKRAATPRECRSDEPYVPLGTNPWYGDPNQVLNCPAPGARCDQPVDPGRVIPAPSINNGMNPLPAEMLPPAPPIVSDPLSPPGSGTVQCSGQQPNPCIYTPTSSAAAVYNPQSGEVVGPDGVKYTVDSSTSTGDDGWKEMLAPAG
- a CDS encoding virulence factor Mce family protein; amino-acid sequence: MMNRRRAFGRLVWRISALVVAVLTLASCGWRGIANVPLPGGPGTGAEKMTVYVQMPDTLALNVNSKVRVADVNVGSVRKIELKNWIATLTLDMQSDVQLPRNATARIGQTSLLGSQHIELAAPEKPSSGRLSDGDTIELKNSSAFPTTERTLASIASVLHGGGIPNLEVVQTEVYNILDGNAEQIRAFLGKLQTFTRRLNEQREDLTRAIDSTNELLTIVADRNETLDRVLTEIPPLIEYFANQRDVFADAVISLGRFSEVTHETLAAARGDVETNLRLLQRPLKQLEKASPYVVGALKLLLTAPFNIDNVPKVVRGDYINTSATFDLTLSTLDNAFLTGTGVSGMLRALEQSWGRDPETMIPDVRYTPNPNSVEGGPLVERGE
- a CDS encoding virulence factor Mce family protein — encoded protein: MSTAFNIRNLKLPHVSKMAVVIGSLLIVLGLVAGVAGWQLYKRLTNNTAVAYFEQALALYPGDKVQIMGVRVGAIDKIEPAGDKMRVTFHYNNKYKVPADVTASILNPSLVASRTIQLSPAYTGGDVLQNNAVIPFEKTQVPVEWDDLRNQITDIVGQLGPTPEQPKGPFGDVIESFADGLDGKGKQLNTTLTALSDAITALNEGRGDFFAVTKSLALFVNALHRSDQQFVALNDNLAEFTGKFNQSDQQLADTLKQIDSLLTTARSFIDENGEVLAHDVNNLAEATTALLQPEPRDGLETALHVFPNLAANLVSIYEPNSGSLSAVPVVASFANPMQFICSSIQAGSRLGYQESAELCAQYLAPILDAIKFNFPPFGVNQVSTAVTLPKSVAYSEERLRPPPGYKDTTVPGIFSRDTLFSHGNHEPGWIVAPGMQGVQVQQFTKNMLTPDSLAALMGGPDPSSIPPAGPRGGAPPNAYDQNNPLPPPWYPQPGPQPGPAPEVVPGPLPVSQQLPGTNPAQQNPGPGAGPAPAPAPAGPALPAEVGGQ